In Rhodoferax koreense, a genomic segment contains:
- a CDS encoding TolC family protein, translating to MFSVLFQRVHSRPRHGRRAYSVCLLILASTLLCLGAQAQQALSLDQALQLAQDRSRQLVAQDAVARSSREMAAAAGQLPDPVLKAGVNNLPINGEDSFSVTRDFMTMRSIGVMQEITRSDKLKARSTRFNREAEAAESSRVVALANLRRDTAMAWLDRYYQERMLDVLRAQRAEASLQIEASDAAYRGGRGSQTDVFAARSAVAQMDDRIRQTERQISTTKIKLARWIGEPASQALALPPNLNQVHLEPTSLDAQLAHHPEIALMLKQEEVAQADVDIAQSNKRSDWSVELMLSQRGPAYSNMVSFNVSIPLQWDQKNRQDREVAAKLAIAEQMRAHREEATREHVADTRMWLQQWQSDRDRVAHFDSTLVPLAAERTRAALAAYRGGSGSLTAVLEARRMEIDTRMDRLRLEMEAASLWAQLEYLLPADHPATTTTSREK from the coding sequence ATGTTTTCTGTTCTCTTTCAGCGCGTGCACTCACGTCCTCGGCACGGCCGCCGGGCTTATTCGGTCTGTCTACTGATCCTGGCTTCAACCCTGCTGTGCCTGGGTGCCCAGGCCCAGCAGGCATTGAGCCTCGACCAAGCCCTGCAGCTCGCACAAGACCGGTCGCGCCAACTCGTCGCCCAAGATGCCGTAGCACGATCGTCCCGCGAGATGGCTGCCGCCGCCGGGCAACTGCCCGACCCGGTCCTCAAGGCAGGAGTCAACAACCTGCCCATCAATGGCGAAGATAGCTTCAGCGTCACGCGGGATTTCATGACTATGCGCTCAATCGGCGTGATGCAGGAAATCACTCGGAGCGACAAACTCAAGGCCCGCTCCACTCGCTTCAACCGGGAAGCCGAGGCCGCCGAAAGCAGCCGTGTAGTGGCACTGGCCAACCTACGACGGGATACCGCGATGGCTTGGCTGGACCGCTACTACCAGGAACGCATGCTGGATGTCTTGCGCGCACAGCGGGCCGAGGCCAGCCTGCAGATCGAAGCCAGCGATGCCGCTTACCGGGGCGGGCGCGGTAGCCAGACCGACGTGTTTGCCGCACGCTCGGCAGTGGCGCAGATGGACGACCGCATCCGGCAAACCGAGCGTCAGATCAGTACCACCAAGATCAAGCTGGCACGCTGGATCGGAGAGCCCGCCAGCCAAGCTCTGGCACTTCCACCCAACTTGAACCAAGTCCACCTCGAACCGACCAGCCTGGATGCGCAATTGGCCCACCATCCAGAGATCGCGCTGATGCTCAAGCAGGAAGAGGTTGCACAGGCAGACGTGGATATCGCGCAAAGCAACAAACGTTCTGACTGGAGTGTGGAGCTGATGCTGAGCCAGCGTGGCCCGGCCTACTCCAACATGGTGTCATTCAACGTCTCGATCCCGTTGCAATGGGACCAGAAGAACCGGCAAGACCGGGAAGTGGCCGCCAAGCTGGCCATCGCCGAGCAGATGCGCGCCCATCGCGAGGAAGCCACACGTGAACACGTCGCCGACACCCGCATGTGGCTCCAGCAATGGCAGAGCGACCGTGACCGTGTGGCCCACTTCGACAGCACGCTGGTCCCGCTTGCTGCCGAGCGCACCCGTGCAGCCTTGGCCGCCTACCGTGGTGGCAGCGGCTCACTTACTGCTGTGCTCGAAGCCCGGCGTATGGAGATCGATACCCGCATGGACCGCCTTCGCTTGGAAATGGAAGCTGCCAGCCTGTGGGCGCAGCTGGAATACCTGCTGCCCGCAGACCACCCAGCCACCACGACCACCTCAAGGGAGAAATGA